One region of Jatrophihabitans cynanchi genomic DNA includes:
- a CDS encoding class I SAM-dependent methyltransferase — translation MSASRTRLGTHTAVPCDCCGSTERTELFRENGIALGQCAVCDLLSIADVPAGRMTELEAGHYAGTHKVLDAGKQLAAEQVLADRFRGYVELAGAFVRSGTWLDIGCGAGLLLTLAQEAGYTGAGIELNADRRAAAAQVTGLDIHGRPVEELGYPDRTFDVISLINVFSHLVSPAATLRELRRILKPDGVLIMATGELSGTVDKADMPNWNLGDHLHFLGDRTITCYAERLGFTVAHHERAWFPDLLYSRESLRSKGRSGLRDAVKAAILHIPGAFAAFRALMLRRSAGSSAHSSVFALTPVRSEGADRVR, via the coding sequence ATGAGCGCGTCGCGTACCCGGCTCGGCACGCACACCGCGGTGCCGTGCGACTGCTGCGGATCGACCGAGCGCACCGAACTGTTCCGCGAGAACGGCATCGCGCTGGGCCAGTGCGCGGTGTGCGACCTGCTCTCGATCGCGGACGTCCCGGCCGGGCGGATGACCGAACTGGAGGCCGGCCACTACGCAGGAACGCACAAGGTGCTCGACGCGGGCAAGCAGTTGGCCGCCGAGCAGGTGCTCGCCGACCGGTTCCGTGGGTACGTCGAGCTGGCCGGCGCGTTCGTGCGCAGCGGCACCTGGCTGGACATCGGCTGCGGTGCCGGGCTACTGCTGACCCTCGCGCAGGAGGCGGGCTACACCGGCGCGGGCATCGAGCTGAACGCCGACCGGCGCGCCGCGGCCGCGCAGGTCACCGGGCTGGACATCCACGGCCGGCCGGTCGAGGAGCTCGGCTACCCGGACCGGACGTTCGACGTGATCAGCCTGATCAACGTGTTCTCGCACCTGGTCAGCCCGGCCGCCACGCTGCGCGAGCTGCGCCGCATCCTCAAGCCGGACGGTGTGCTGATCATGGCCACCGGCGAGCTGAGCGGCACCGTCGACAAGGCGGACATGCCGAACTGGAACCTTGGCGATCACCTGCATTTCCTGGGTGATCGCACCATCACGTGCTACGCCGAGCGGCTCGGCTTCACGGTCGCCCACCACGAGCGCGCCTGGTTCCCGGACCTGCTGTACAGCCGCGAGTCGCTGCGTTCCAAGGGCCGGTCCGGGCTGCGCGACGCGGTGAAGGCGGCGATCCTGCACATTCCCGGCGCGTTCGCGGCCTTCCGTGCGCTGATGCTGCGCCGTTCGGCGGGCAGCTCGGCGCACTCGAGCGTGTTCGCGCTGACTCCCGTCCGCAGCGAAGGAGCCGACCGTGTCCGGTGA